In Peptococcaceae bacterium, one genomic interval encodes:
- a CDS encoding metal-dependent hydrolase: MKLTFHGHACFSLTDGKYDILIDPFISGNPLAKIKAQDLKPTHILVSHGHGDHLGDAVAIAKRTGAIIISPNELAVYCKNRGAAVHTMHIGGSWQFEFGRVKLTPAWHGSAVIEGENIIYTGNPCGFVIEMQGKYIYHAGDTGLFLDMKLIGEMYNLDCALLPIGDNYVMGPEDAVRAAGMLQARINIPMHYNTFPLVKQDPNRFVQQLKAKYPALEVRILDIEESITL; the protein is encoded by the coding sequence ATTAAGCTTACCTTTCATGGTCATGCCTGTTTCAGCTTAACCGATGGAAAGTACGATATCTTAATCGATCCCTTTATTTCAGGCAACCCACTGGCAAAAATAAAGGCTCAGGACCTCAAACCCACCCACATTCTGGTCTCTCATGGCCACGGCGACCACCTGGGCGATGCTGTCGCTATCGCGAAAAGGACCGGGGCTATTATTATTTCCCCCAATGAACTGGCCGTATATTGTAAAAACAGGGGCGCGGCAGTACATACCATGCATATCGGCGGTTCATGGCAGTTCGAGTTCGGCAGGGTGAAACTTACTCCTGCCTGGCACGGGTCGGCGGTTATAGAAGGAGAAAACATCATATATACAGGCAATCCCTGCGGATTCGTCATAGAAATGCAGGGAAAATACATATATCATGCAGGCGATACCGGACTATTTTTGGATATGAAACTTATTGGTGAGATGTATAACCTGGACTGCGCGCTCTTGCCTATCGGCGACAATTATGTGATGGGACCCGAAGATGCCGTCAGGGCCGCCGGGATGCTGCAGGCCAGGATAAACATACCTATGCACTATAATACATTCCCTTTAGTCAAGCAGGACCCGAACAGGTTTGTCCAGCAGTTAAAGGCCAAGTATCCCGCTTTAGAGGTAAGGATTTTGGACATAGAAGAGAGCATAACATTGTAA